A genomic stretch from Kribbella amoyensis includes:
- a CDS encoding sigma factor-like helix-turn-helix DNA-binding protein translates to MNGDFRKFAVRRERALYRYAHLLTGDHTEAEELTRDALGRTQATWRRHSDTAGAELYARRAITTATAGRWRPRTWFADRTRAGHPAVPAHDNVAADSWIRDEVQSLPPRQRAALVLRYYERLTDAEVAQILGCSVPTARARTSQALDTLRSRLDPETAHLVDQLLTTRGAG, encoded by the coding sequence ATGAACGGCGATTTCAGGAAGTTCGCGGTCCGACGGGAGCGGGCGTTGTACCGCTACGCACATCTGCTCACCGGTGACCACACCGAGGCCGAGGAGCTGACCAGGGACGCGTTGGGGCGGACCCAGGCGACCTGGCGTCGTCATTCGGACACGGCCGGTGCGGAGTTGTACGCCCGTCGGGCCATCACCACCGCCACCGCCGGCCGCTGGCGCCCGCGGACCTGGTTCGCCGACCGCACCCGGGCCGGCCACCCGGCCGTCCCCGCCCACGACAACGTCGCCGCCGACAGCTGGATCCGCGACGAGGTCCAGTCCCTCCCACCCCGCCAGCGGGCCGCCCTGGTGCTGCGCTACTACGAGCGCCTCACCGACGCCGAAGTGGCCCAGATCCTCGGCTGCTCGGTGCCCACCGCGCGGGCCAGGACCAGCCAGGCCCTCGACACCCTCAGATCCCGGCTGGACCCCGAGACGGCGCACCTGGTCGACCAGCTCCTGACCACCCGCGGCGCCGGCTGA
- a CDS encoding MIP/aquaporin family protein, translated as MATTEAVKARTLLGECSAEFAGTFILILFGVGVVAQVVAGGIGDHDSIAWAWGIGVTMGVYVSARISGAHINPAVTIALAAFRGFAWRKVLPYIGAQFLGAFAAALVVRWNYNEVLTKFDPDLGIKSQGVFSTLPGNGNVELGVGMWGGLLDQVIGTAILMLVILAIVDLRNTAPAANLGPFLIGLLVVGIGMAWGTLAGYAINPARDFGPRLASAITGYGGQAFKDQFGDPYFWVPIVGPIVGALIGAFLYDLLVGRHLPVGDADEEPGRVPEPETTA; from the coding sequence ATGGCTACGACCGAGGCGGTCAAGGCGCGGACCCTTCTGGGGGAGTGTTCGGCCGAGTTCGCCGGAACGTTCATCCTGATCCTGTTCGGCGTCGGCGTGGTGGCCCAAGTGGTGGCCGGCGGCATCGGGGATCACGACTCGATCGCATGGGCCTGGGGTATCGGCGTGACCATGGGTGTGTACGTGTCAGCCCGGATCAGCGGTGCCCACATCAATCCCGCGGTGACGATCGCCCTGGCGGCGTTCCGCGGGTTCGCCTGGCGGAAGGTGCTGCCGTACATCGGTGCGCAGTTCCTCGGCGCGTTCGCGGCGGCACTGGTGGTCCGCTGGAACTACAACGAGGTGCTGACCAAGTTCGACCCCGATCTCGGAATCAAGAGTCAGGGCGTGTTCTCCACCCTGCCGGGCAACGGCAACGTGGAACTCGGGGTCGGGATGTGGGGCGGTCTGCTCGACCAGGTGATCGGTACCGCGATCCTCATGTTGGTCATCCTGGCCATCGTCGACCTGCGCAACACGGCTCCGGCCGCGAACCTCGGCCCGTTCCTGATCGGGCTGCTGGTGGTCGGGATCGGGATGGCCTGGGGCACCCTGGCCGGATACGCGATCAACCCGGCGCGTGACTTCGGGCCACGGTTGGCCTCCGCCATCACCGGCTACGGAGGGCAAGCCTTCAAGGACCAGTTCGGGGATCCCTATTTCTGGGTCCCGATCGTGGGACCGATCGTCGGGGCGCTCATCGGCGCGTTCCTCTACGACCTGCTGGTCGGCCGGCACCTGCCGGTCGGTGACGCGGACGAGGAGCCGGGCCGGGTCCCCGAGCCGGAGACCACAGCATGA
- a CDS encoding glycerol-3-phosphate dehydrogenase/oxidase: MGVVALSPQARTEAIDAMADGRELDVLVIGGGVVGTGSALDAATRGLTTGLLEARDFASGTSSRSSKLVHGGLRYLEMLDFRLVHEALQERGLLLQRLAPHLVKPVPFLYPLQHRGWERFYAGAGVALYDGMAFSSGHGAGLPIHRHLTRRGAMRLVPSLKKSALVGAIQYYDAQVDDARHTMELARTAASYGAHVANRVKVTGFVRQGERVTGVQAKDLESGREFEIRAKQVVNATGVWTDETQAMVGERGQYHVRASKGIHLVVPKDRIQSSSGMILRTEKSVLFIIPWGRHWLIGTTDTDWHLDKAHPAATSKDIEYLLDHVNAVLTTPLTREDVEGVYAGLRPLLAGESESTSKLSREHVVAHAAPGLVVVAGGKYTTYRVMAKDAIDAAANALDGRVPKSVTKNLPLVGADGYHALWNQRHLIAQRSGLHVARIEHLLNRYGALVEEVLDLVEEDPSLGEQLPGAQDYLKAEIVYAARAEGARHLDDALARRTRISIEAWDRGVGTAEAAARLMAPVLGWDEQTIEREVSYYLRRVQSERDSQDQPDDESADKVRLEAPDIVSPI; this comes from the coding sequence GTGGGTGTAGTGGCTCTGTCACCGCAGGCGAGGACCGAGGCCATCGACGCGATGGCGGACGGCCGGGAACTGGACGTCCTGGTGATCGGTGGCGGGGTGGTCGGCACCGGATCGGCGCTCGACGCCGCGACCCGGGGTCTGACCACGGGACTGCTGGAGGCCCGCGACTTCGCGAGTGGGACCTCCAGCCGGTCCAGCAAGCTGGTCCATGGCGGACTGCGGTATCTCGAGATGCTGGACTTCCGGCTGGTGCACGAGGCGTTGCAGGAGCGCGGTCTGCTCCTGCAGCGCCTGGCGCCGCACCTGGTCAAGCCGGTGCCCTTCCTGTACCCGCTGCAGCACCGCGGGTGGGAGCGGTTCTACGCGGGCGCCGGCGTGGCCCTGTACGACGGGATGGCGTTCAGCTCCGGCCACGGGGCCGGGCTGCCGATCCATCGGCACCTGACCCGGCGCGGGGCGATGCGGCTGGTCCCGAGCCTGAAGAAGTCCGCCCTGGTCGGCGCGATCCAGTACTACGACGCCCAGGTGGACGACGCCCGGCACACGATGGAGCTGGCCCGGACGGCCGCCTCCTACGGTGCCCACGTCGCGAACCGGGTGAAGGTGACCGGGTTCGTCCGGCAGGGCGAGCGGGTCACCGGGGTCCAGGCCAAGGACCTGGAGAGCGGCCGTGAGTTCGAGATCCGGGCCAAGCAGGTCGTGAACGCGACCGGGGTCTGGACCGACGAGACGCAGGCGATGGTGGGCGAACGCGGGCAGTACCACGTCCGCGCGTCGAAGGGCATCCACCTGGTGGTGCCGAAGGACCGGATCCAGTCCAGCAGCGGGATGATCCTGCGGACCGAGAAGTCCGTGCTGTTCATCATCCCGTGGGGCCGGCACTGGCTGATCGGGACCACCGACACCGACTGGCACCTGGACAAGGCCCACCCGGCCGCGACCAGCAAGGACATCGAGTACCTGCTCGACCACGTGAACGCGGTGCTGACCACGCCGCTGACCCGCGAGGACGTGGAGGGCGTGTACGCCGGACTGCGGCCGCTGCTGGCAGGGGAGTCGGAGAGCACCTCCAAGCTGTCCCGCGAGCACGTCGTCGCGCACGCGGCCCCCGGGCTTGTGGTGGTGGCCGGCGGCAAGTACACGACGTACCGGGTGATGGCCAAGGACGCGATCGACGCGGCCGCGAACGCGCTGGACGGGCGGGTGCCGAAGTCGGTCACCAAGAACCTCCCGCTGGTCGGCGCCGACGGGTACCACGCGCTGTGGAACCAGCGGCACCTGATCGCGCAGCGGTCGGGCCTGCACGTGGCCCGGATCGAGCATCTGCTGAACCGGTACGGCGCCCTGGTCGAGGAGGTGCTCGACCTGGTCGAGGAGGACCCGTCGCTCGGCGAGCAGCTGCCCGGCGCGCAGGACTACCTGAAGGCCGAGATCGTCTACGCGGCCCGGGCCGAGGGCGCCCGGCACCTGGACGACGCGCTGGCAAGGCGGACCCGGATCTCGATCGAGGCCTGGGACCGCGGGGTCGGGACGGCCGAGGCGGCCGCAAGGCTGATGGCCCCGGTGCTCGGCTGGGACGAGCAGACGATCGAGCGCGAGGTGTCGTACTACCTGCGCCGGGTCCAGTCCGAGCGCGACTCCCAGGACCAGCCCGACGACGAGTCGGCCGACAAGGTCCGGCTGGAAGCGCCGGACATCGTCTCACCGATCTGA
- a CDS encoding ABC transporter ATP-binding protein, with protein MTAEPVPGDQAGPILVDQAVAIRTLGLVRSYGSGETRIDALAGVDVELGRGRFTAVMGPSGSGKSTLLHCLAGLDRPTGGQVLLGDTDLTRLDERSLTHLRRDRIGFVFQAFNLVPTLTALENITLPLDLAGRKPDQAWLDTVIATVGLADRLRHKPAELSGGQQQRVACARALVSRPDVVFADEPTGNLDSKASADVLGFLHRSVREFGQTVVMVTHDPTAAAYADRVLFLADGRVRSELVDPTAESVLELMKQLDGTA; from the coding sequence ATGACCGCGGAACCAGTGCCCGGCGACCAGGCCGGCCCGATACTCGTCGACCAGGCGGTGGCGATCAGGACCCTCGGACTGGTCCGCAGTTACGGCAGCGGCGAGACCCGGATCGACGCGCTCGCCGGCGTCGACGTCGAGCTCGGCCGCGGCCGGTTCACCGCGGTGATGGGCCCCTCCGGGTCCGGGAAGTCGACGCTGCTGCACTGCCTGGCCGGCCTGGACCGGCCGACCGGCGGCCAGGTACTGCTCGGCGACACCGATCTCACCCGGCTGGACGAGCGGTCGCTGACGCATCTGCGCCGGGACCGGATCGGCTTCGTCTTCCAGGCGTTCAACCTGGTCCCGACCCTGACCGCGCTGGAGAACATCACCCTCCCCCTCGACCTGGCCGGCCGCAAGCCGGACCAGGCCTGGCTCGACACCGTGATCGCGACCGTCGGCCTGGCGGACCGGCTCCGGCACAAGCCGGCCGAGCTGTCCGGCGGGCAGCAGCAGCGGGTCGCGTGTGCACGGGCCCTGGTCTCCCGGCCGGACGTGGTGTTCGCCGACGAGCCGACCGGCAACCTCGACTCCAAGGCGTCCGCGGACGTGCTCGGCTTCCTGCATCGCTCGGTCCGCGAGTTCGGCCAGACCGTGGTGATGGTGACCCACGACCCGACCGCCGCGGCCTACGCGGACCGGGTGCTGTTCCTCGCCGATGGGCGGGTCCGGTCCGAGCTGGTCGACCCGACCGCCGAGTCCGTGCTGGAGCTGATGAAGCAGCTGGACGGGACTGCCTGA
- a CDS encoding IclR family transcriptional regulator produces the protein MPGSVQSIERAAAVLRLLAAAQNGLGVADLGNALGLPKPTVHGILRTLHQVGFVEQDHSGAHYHLSDAFGRLGETYLDPNELRSRAINWADSLASRSGEVVRVGRLVEGKVVVVHHVFRPDDSDQNLDVGTTLPPHACALGKAVLAFDTSGAAKPRRLEAFTTRTIVDPARLAEELAAVRTKGWAGEFEEHTVELAGIAAPIRGLGGLVVGAVGLTGRIERICDSRLRHRADLVTMVRAAAEAIGRDLREDR, from the coding sequence GTGCCGGGCAGCGTCCAGTCGATCGAGCGAGCTGCCGCAGTGCTGCGTCTGCTCGCCGCTGCCCAGAACGGCCTCGGGGTCGCCGATCTGGGCAACGCTCTCGGCCTGCCGAAGCCGACCGTGCACGGGATCCTGCGCACGTTGCACCAGGTCGGGTTCGTCGAGCAGGACCACAGCGGGGCGCATTACCACCTGAGCGACGCCTTCGGCCGGCTCGGTGAGACGTACCTGGATCCGAACGAGCTGCGCAGCCGGGCGATCAACTGGGCCGACTCGCTCGCGTCCCGCAGCGGCGAGGTGGTCCGGGTGGGCCGGCTGGTCGAGGGCAAGGTCGTGGTCGTGCACCACGTGTTCCGCCCCGACGACAGCGACCAGAACCTGGACGTCGGGACCACGTTGCCGCCGCACGCGTGCGCGCTCGGCAAAGCCGTGCTGGCTTTCGATACCAGCGGAGCCGCGAAACCGCGCAGACTGGAAGCGTTCACGACCAGGACGATCGTGGATCCGGCCCGGCTGGCCGAAGAGCTGGCCGCGGTCCGGACGAAGGGGTGGGCCGGGGAGTTCGAGGAGCACACCGTGGAACTGGCGGGGATCGCGGCGCCGATCCGCGGGCTGGGTGGACTGGTGGTCGGGGCGGTCGGGCTGACCGGCCGGATCGAACGGATCTGCGACAGCCGGCTGCGGCACCGTGCCGACCTGGTCACCATGGTGCGCGCCGCTGCCGAGGCGATCGGCCGGGACCTGCGGGAGGACCGTTGA
- the glpK gene encoding glycerol kinase GlpK, translating to MAEQFVAAVDQGTNSTRCILFDRRGRLVSVAQREHKQHFPKPGWVEHDAEEIWRNVTRVVPAAVRQIGADPGQIVAIGITNQRETSLLWDRRTGQPIGHAVVWQDTRTDRLITELAGDEGVDRYADLCGLPLTTYFSAPRLRWMLDHTPGLHARAERGEVLFGTMESWLIWNFTGGPAGGLHVTDVTNASRTMLMNIETLEWDDTLLDAFGVPKTVLPEIRPSSGVFATATEVLPGVRIGAALGDQQAALFGQTCFSPGEAKCTYGTGSFLLLNTGKEIVRSTHGMLTTVAYQIGPQPAAYALEGSMAVTGSLVQWFRDGLGLIHTAAEIETLARTVEDNGGAYIVPAFSGLFAPHWRSEARGVIAGLTSYITKGHLARAVLEATGFQTLEVVNAMNADSGIALTALKVDGGMTANNLLMQFLADLLDVPVVRPMVTETVSLGAAYAAGLAVGYWPDLQGLRSNWHRAGQWVPHMEDDRRTSEYANWQSAVERTFGWIRPDQ from the coding sequence ATGGCAGAACAGTTCGTAGCGGCGGTGGACCAGGGGACGAATTCGACCAGGTGCATCCTGTTCGACCGGCGCGGCCGGCTCGTCTCGGTGGCCCAGCGCGAGCACAAGCAGCATTTTCCGAAACCCGGCTGGGTCGAGCACGACGCGGAGGAGATCTGGCGCAACGTCACCCGGGTGGTCCCGGCCGCGGTGCGCCAGATCGGCGCCGATCCGGGCCAGATCGTTGCCATCGGCATCACCAACCAGCGGGAGACCAGTCTGCTCTGGGACCGCCGGACCGGGCAGCCGATCGGGCACGCGGTGGTCTGGCAGGACACCCGGACCGACCGGCTGATCACCGAACTGGCCGGCGACGAGGGGGTCGACCGGTACGCCGATCTGTGCGGCTTGCCGTTGACTACGTACTTCTCGGCACCGCGGTTGCGCTGGATGCTCGACCACACCCCCGGGCTGCACGCCCGGGCGGAACGCGGCGAGGTCCTGTTCGGCACGATGGAGAGCTGGCTGATCTGGAACTTCACCGGCGGCCCGGCCGGCGGACTGCACGTGACCGACGTGACGAACGCCAGCCGGACGATGCTGATGAACATCGAGACGCTGGAGTGGGACGACACCCTGCTGGACGCGTTCGGCGTCCCGAAGACCGTGCTGCCGGAGATCCGGCCGTCGTCCGGCGTGTTCGCGACGGCGACCGAGGTACTGCCGGGAGTACGGATCGGGGCCGCGCTCGGCGACCAGCAGGCGGCGCTGTTCGGCCAGACCTGTTTCAGTCCCGGCGAGGCGAAGTGCACGTACGGCACCGGGTCGTTCCTGCTGCTCAACACGGGCAAGGAGATCGTCCGGTCGACGCACGGCATGCTCACCACTGTCGCGTACCAGATCGGCCCGCAACCCGCGGCGTACGCGCTGGAGGGGTCGATGGCGGTGACCGGCTCGCTGGTGCAGTGGTTCCGCGACGGGCTCGGCCTGATCCACACCGCGGCCGAGATCGAGACGCTGGCGCGGACCGTGGAGGACAACGGCGGGGCGTACATCGTGCCCGCGTTCTCCGGGTTGTTCGCGCCGCACTGGCGGAGCGAGGCGCGCGGCGTGATCGCGGGGCTCACGTCGTACATCACCAAGGGGCACCTGGCCCGGGCGGTGCTGGAGGCGACCGGGTTCCAGACGCTCGAGGTGGTGAACGCGATGAACGCGGACTCGGGGATCGCGCTGACCGCGCTCAAGGTGGACGGCGGGATGACCGCGAACAACCTGCTGATGCAGTTCCTCGCCGACCTGCTCGACGTCCCCGTGGTCCGGCCGATGGTGACCGAGACGGTCTCCCTCGGCGCGGCGTACGCGGCCGGCCTGGCCGTCGGCTACTGGCCCGACCTGCAGGGTCTGCGGAGCAACTGGCACCGGGCCGGCCAGTGGGTGCCGCACATGGAGGACGACCGGCGGACCAGCGAGTACGCGAACTGGCAGTCCGCCGTCGAACGCACCTTCGGCTGGATCCGCCCGGACCAGTAG
- a CDS encoding ABC transporter permease, giving the protein MLKLGLRSVLAHRLRFVLCTVAVLLGIGFVSGAMIFTDTLSAALKKNFAGSTADLTVTTAPGPNDPGTEDGRTATLTSDIAHRIATVPGVASADAQLLLPGIEILGKDGKPIENYGLQAYAASWPHDQAGAPFTVVQGKPPWGQGQVSLDQTTARREGYELGQEVKIVTPAKSVTATLTAITTPALAGEAAGAPLVAFDPASAQLLLLGKAGWTSIAVSVQPGQDHEAVRQAVANELGSGPYTVRTAAQVSADGKNALDDVFGGFSTVLILFAALALFVGAFLIVNTFAMVVAQRSRELAMLRAIGASRSQVTGTVLAEAVVIGAVGSTAGLVLGIAVAGGIQLFYQTLDLAIPSANLQIGAATVIASYVLGIGITLAAAYPAARRAGKLPPVAAMREDHTVPERSLVVRLVLGGFLLLMALMLIAIALAARGLPGTVLLAFGAALTLLGIVLISPLISRYAVRWLMAPFGRRAPVTLGRRNAERNPRRTSATASALMISLALVSGLVVIAASAKASVDKGISDAIGTAEFVVVNEGGGGFSPQVGDRIAAVPGIAGVHRIRQLPARAGKTPVAVSGVSDDTLKGPITVAVDEGSVDRLGQGEVVVPRNLANELKLSVGGKLELTTTSGTRSLPVGAVIATNRQVDAVLVSLGTFAEIGGPGTDRTLYVDVAEGTDLGQVRQAVLDRLTDYPSLLVRDQQAYAAGERAPINAILGVVGALLGLAILIALLGIVNTLALGVVERTREIGLLRAIGMDGPQLRRMLQVESIAIAVLGALLGLVIGVLFGSMVQKVMSDDGLAVLDIPVLQLLLAVLVAAAVGVLAAIWPSRRAARLDVLRAISTE; this is encoded by the coding sequence ATGCTCAAGCTGGGCCTCCGCTCGGTGCTGGCCCACCGGCTGCGGTTCGTGCTGTGCACGGTCGCCGTCCTGCTCGGGATCGGGTTCGTCAGCGGCGCGATGATCTTCACCGACACGCTCTCCGCGGCCCTGAAGAAGAACTTCGCCGGCAGTACCGCCGACCTCACTGTGACCACCGCGCCCGGCCCGAACGACCCGGGTACCGAGGACGGCCGCACAGCAACCCTGACCAGTGACATCGCGCACCGGATCGCCACGGTGCCCGGGGTGGCGAGCGCGGACGCCCAGCTGCTGCTGCCGGGCATCGAGATCCTCGGCAAGGACGGCAAGCCGATCGAGAACTACGGCCTGCAGGCGTACGCGGCGAGCTGGCCGCACGACCAGGCCGGCGCACCGTTCACGGTCGTCCAGGGCAAGCCGCCGTGGGGTCAGGGTCAGGTCTCGCTCGACCAGACCACCGCGCGCCGGGAGGGGTACGAGCTCGGCCAGGAGGTCAAGATCGTCACCCCGGCCAAGTCGGTGACGGCGACCCTGACCGCGATCACCACACCGGCCCTGGCCGGCGAGGCCGCGGGGGCACCGCTGGTCGCCTTCGATCCGGCGAGCGCCCAGCTCCTGCTCCTCGGCAAGGCCGGCTGGACGTCGATCGCCGTCTCGGTGCAGCCCGGCCAGGACCACGAGGCGGTCCGTCAGGCGGTCGCGAACGAGCTGGGCTCCGGCCCGTACACCGTGCGGACCGCGGCCCAGGTCTCCGCCGACGGGAAGAACGCGCTCGACGACGTCTTCGGCGGCTTCAGCACCGTCCTGATCCTCTTCGCCGCGCTGGCCTTGTTCGTCGGCGCGTTCCTGATCGTCAACACGTTCGCGATGGTGGTCGCGCAAAGGTCCCGCGAGCTGGCCATGCTCCGCGCGATCGGCGCCTCCCGGTCCCAGGTCACCGGGACCGTGCTCGCCGAGGCCGTGGTGATCGGCGCCGTCGGCTCGACGGCCGGCCTCGTCCTCGGGATCGCGGTCGCCGGCGGTATCCAGCTCTTCTACCAGACCCTCGACCTCGCCATCCCGTCCGCGAACCTGCAGATCGGCGCGGCCACCGTCATCGCGAGCTACGTCCTCGGCATCGGCATCACCCTGGCCGCGGCGTACCCGGCGGCTCGGCGGGCGGGCAAGCTCCCACCGGTCGCCGCGATGCGCGAGGACCACACCGTCCCCGAACGGTCCCTCGTGGTCCGGCTCGTCCTCGGCGGCTTCCTGCTGCTGATGGCGCTCATGCTGATCGCCATCGCCTTGGCGGCCCGCGGACTTCCCGGGACCGTCCTGCTCGCGTTCGGAGCGGCGCTCACCCTGCTCGGGATCGTCCTGATCAGCCCCTTGATCAGCCGGTACGCCGTCCGCTGGCTGATGGCCCCGTTCGGCCGGAGGGCCCCGGTGACGCTGGGCCGGCGCAACGCCGAGCGCAATCCCCGCCGGACCTCGGCCACCGCCTCGGCGCTGATGATCTCGCTCGCGCTGGTCAGCGGGCTCGTGGTGATCGCGGCGTCGGCGAAAGCCTCGGTGGACAAGGGCATCTCGGACGCGATCGGGACCGCCGAGTTCGTCGTCGTGAACGAGGGCGGCGGCGGCTTCAGCCCCCAGGTCGGCGACCGGATCGCCGCCGTCCCGGGCATCGCGGGCGTGCACCGGATCCGCCAGCTCCCGGCCAGGGCCGGCAAGACCCCGGTCGCCGTGTCCGGGGTCTCGGACGACACGCTGAAGGGCCCGATCACGGTCGCCGTCGACGAGGGCAGCGTCGACCGCCTCGGCCAGGGCGAGGTGGTCGTCCCCCGCAACCTGGCCAACGAGCTCAAGCTGTCCGTCGGCGGCAAGCTCGAGCTGACCACCACCAGCGGCACCCGGTCGCTGCCGGTCGGCGCCGTGATCGCGACGAACCGGCAGGTGGACGCCGTCCTGGTCTCCCTCGGCACCTTCGCCGAGATCGGTGGCCCCGGCACCGACCGGACCCTGTACGTCGACGTTGCCGAAGGCACCGATCTCGGCCAGGTCCGGCAGGCCGTGCTCGACCGGCTGACGGACTACCCGTCGTTGCTCGTCCGCGACCAGCAGGCGTACGCCGCGGGCGAACGCGCGCCGATCAACGCGATCCTCGGCGTCGTCGGCGCGTTGCTCGGACTGGCGATCCTGATCGCGCTGCTCGGCATCGTCAACACGCTGGCGCTGGGCGTGGTCGAGCGGACCCGGGAGATCGGGCTGCTCCGCGCGATCGGGATGGACGGGCCGCAGCTGCGCCGGATGCTCCAGGTGGAGTCGATCGCGATCGCGGTGCTCGGGGCGCTGCTCGGCCTGGTGATCGGGGTGCTGTTCGGCTCGATGGTGCAGAAGGTGATGTCCGACGACGGTCTCGCTGTCCTCGACATCCCGGTGCTCCAGCTGCTGCTCGCGGTCCTGGTCGCCGCGGCCGTCGGCGTACTCGCCGCCATCTGGCCGTCCCGCCGCGCGGCCCGCCTCGACGTCCTCCGGGCGATCTCCACCGAATGA
- the glpK gene encoding glycerol kinase GlpK produces MADFVGAVDQGTTSTRFMIFDHSGNEVAIHQLEHEQILPQAGWVEHNPVEIWERTSSVIRTAMNAKGLQSSDLAALGITNQRETAVVWNKRTGRPYYNAIVWQDTRTDRIASALEREGKGDVIRQKAGLPPATYFSAGKVQWILENVDGVREAAEAGDAVFGNTDTWLLWNLTGGTDGGVHITDVTNASRTMLMNLETLDWDDELISFFNIPRQMLPEIRPSSDPSKYGETLANGPIGGVVPLTGDLGDQQAATVGQVCFNPGEAKNTYGTGNFMLLNTGTELVRSKAGLLTTMCYKFGDEAPVYALEGSIAVTGSAVQWLRDQLGIISGAAETETLARQVEDNGGVYFVPAFSGLFAPYWRSDARGAIVGLSRFNTNAHLARATLEAICYQSKDVSDAMEKDSGVKLDVLKVDGGITANELCMQMQADILGVPVSKPVVAETTALGAAYAAGLAVGFWNTKEELVQNWNEAKRWEPQWNEDQRAKGYAGWQKAVQRTLDWVDVD; encoded by the coding sequence ATGGCTGACTTCGTCGGTGCCGTCGACCAGGGCACCACGAGCACCCGATTCATGATCTTCGACCACTCCGGCAACGAGGTGGCGATCCACCAGCTGGAGCACGAGCAGATCCTGCCGCAGGCGGGCTGGGTCGAGCACAACCCGGTGGAGATCTGGGAGCGGACCAGCTCGGTGATCCGCACCGCGATGAACGCGAAAGGTCTGCAGTCGAGCGACCTGGCGGCGCTCGGGATCACCAACCAGCGTGAGACGGCCGTGGTCTGGAACAAGCGGACCGGCCGCCCCTACTACAACGCGATCGTCTGGCAGGACACCCGGACCGACCGGATCGCCTCCGCCCTGGAACGCGAGGGCAAGGGCGACGTGATCCGGCAGAAGGCCGGGCTGCCACCGGCGACGTACTTCTCGGCCGGCAAGGTCCAGTGGATCCTGGAGAACGTCGACGGGGTCCGCGAGGCCGCCGAGGCCGGTGACGCCGTGTTCGGCAACACCGACACCTGGCTGCTCTGGAACCTCACCGGCGGGACCGACGGCGGCGTCCACATCACCGATGTGACCAACGCCAGCCGGACGATGCTGATGAACCTGGAGACGCTCGACTGGGACGACGAGCTGATCTCGTTCTTCAACATCCCGCGGCAGATGCTGCCGGAGATCCGGCCGTCGTCGGATCCGAGCAAGTACGGCGAGACGCTGGCGAACGGCCCGATCGGCGGCGTGGTGCCGCTGACCGGTGACCTGGGCGACCAGCAGGCGGCCACCGTCGGGCAGGTCTGCTTCAACCCCGGCGAGGCCAAGAACACCTACGGCACCGGCAACTTCATGCTGCTGAACACCGGCACCGAGCTGGTCCGCTCGAAGGCGGGCCTGCTCACGACGATGTGCTACAAGTTCGGCGACGAGGCACCGGTGTACGCGCTGGAGGGCTCGATCGCGGTGACCGGGTCGGCCGTCCAGTGGCTGCGGGACCAGCTCGGCATCATCTCCGGCGCGGCGGAGACCGAGACGCTGGCCCGGCAGGTCGAGGACAACGGCGGCGTGTACTTCGTGCCGGCGTTCTCCGGGCTGTTCGCACCGTACTGGCGGTCCGACGCGCGCGGTGCGATCGTCGGGCTGTCCCGGTTCAACACCAACGCCCACCTGGCCCGAGCAACACTGGAAGCGATCTGCTACCAGAGCAAGGACGTCTCGGACGCGATGGAGAAGGACTCCGGCGTGAAGCTGGACGTGCTGAAGGTGGACGGTGGCATCACCGCCAACGAGCTCTGCATGCAGATGCAGGCCGACATCCTCGGCGTCCCGGTCAGCAAGCCGGTCGTCGCGGAGACCACGGCCCTCGGGGCGGCCTACGCGGCCGGCCTGGCGGTCGGGTTCTGGAACACCAAGGAAGAGCTGGTGCAGAACTGGAACGAGGCGAAGCGCTGGGAGCCACAGTGGAACGAGGACCAGCGCGCGAAGGGGTACGCGGGCTGGCAGAAGGCGGTCCAGCGCACCCTGGACTGGGTCGACGTCGACTGA